A part of Ooceraea biroi isolate clonal line C1 chromosome 10, Obir_v5.4, whole genome shotgun sequence genomic DNA contains:
- the LOC105283698 gene encoding pyridoxine-5'-phosphate oxidase isoform X1 encodes MSAQKEKYSVDIGDMRIKYKNKNETFTEDNLISKEPIGQFKVWFEEACNTPQILEPNAMILATATRDGVPSARAVLLKGFGTEGFRFYTNYDSRKGRELSENPHVALTFYWEPLRQSVRIEGIAEKTSVEDSDRYFQSRPYANQIGSTASKQSSVIASRQTLIVKERELVAQFPEGQVKRPSCWGGYLVAPHSVEFWQGQSDRLHDRIRFRRSKANEKIDNILVHKGEDGWVYERLSP; translated from the exons ATGTCAGCGCAGAAGGAGAAGTATTCTGTTGACATAGGAG ATAtgcgaataaaatacaaaaataagaaTGAAACCTTCACAGAGGATAATTTAATTAGCAAGGAGCCGATTGGACAATTCAAAGTATGGTTCGAGGAGGCGTGTAACACTCCGCAAATTCTCGAGCCTAATGCGATGATTCTCGCCACAGCGACTAG GGACGGCGTACCGTCCGCGCGAGCGGTGTTGCTGAAAGGCTTTGGCACCGAAGGTTTTAGGTTTTACACAAATTACGACAGTCGGAAGGGCCGCGAGCTG AGTGAAAATCCACATGTCGCCCTGACTTTCTACTGGGAGCCTCTCAGACAAAGT GTACGCATCGAAGGCATTGCGGAGAAGACGTCGGTGGAAGATTCGGATCGTTACTTTCAAAGCCGGCCTTATGCGAATCAAATTGGATCCACGGCCAGTAAGCAAAGCAGCGTGATCGCAAGCAGACAGACTCTGATCGTGAAAGAAAGGGAGTTAGTCGCACAATTTCCGGAAGGTCAGGTCAAGAGACCCAGCTGCTG GGGCGGTTATCTCGTCGCGCCACATTCCGTAGAATTCTGGCAAGGCCAAAGCGATCGCCTTCACGACAGAATTCGATTCAGACGTTCAAAAGCGAACGAGAAAATAGACAACATTCTCGTGCATAAAGGCGAAGATGGATGGGTTTATGAAAGACTCTCGCCATAG
- the LOC105283698 gene encoding pyridoxine-5'-phosphate oxidase isoform X2: MRIKYKNKNETFTEDNLISKEPIGQFKVWFEEACNTPQILEPNAMILATATRDGVPSARAVLLKGFGTEGFRFYTNYDSRKGRELSENPHVALTFYWEPLRQSVRIEGIAEKTSVEDSDRYFQSRPYANQIGSTASKQSSVIASRQTLIVKERELVAQFPEGQVKRPSCWGGYLVAPHSVEFWQGQSDRLHDRIRFRRSKANEKIDNILVHKGEDGWVYERLSP, encoded by the exons AtgcgaataaaatacaaaaataagaaTGAAACCTTCACAGAGGATAATTTAATTAGCAAGGAGCCGATTGGACAATTCAAAGTATGGTTCGAGGAGGCGTGTAACACTCCGCAAATTCTCGAGCCTAATGCGATGATTCTCGCCACAGCGACTAG GGACGGCGTACCGTCCGCGCGAGCGGTGTTGCTGAAAGGCTTTGGCACCGAAGGTTTTAGGTTTTACACAAATTACGACAGTCGGAAGGGCCGCGAGCTG AGTGAAAATCCACATGTCGCCCTGACTTTCTACTGGGAGCCTCTCAGACAAAGT GTACGCATCGAAGGCATTGCGGAGAAGACGTCGGTGGAAGATTCGGATCGTTACTTTCAAAGCCGGCCTTATGCGAATCAAATTGGATCCACGGCCAGTAAGCAAAGCAGCGTGATCGCAAGCAGACAGACTCTGATCGTGAAAGAAAGGGAGTTAGTCGCACAATTTCCGGAAGGTCAGGTCAAGAGACCCAGCTGCTG GGGCGGTTATCTCGTCGCGCCACATTCCGTAGAATTCTGGCAAGGCCAAAGCGATCGCCTTCACGACAGAATTCGATTCAGACGTTCAAAAGCGAACGAGAAAATAGACAACATTCTCGTGCATAAAGGCGAAGATGGATGGGTTTATGAAAGACTCTCGCCATAG
- the LOC105283700 gene encoding histidine protein methyltransferase 1 homolog isoform X2 gives MFKFGFAKDSADVDRDGEKKETLDWNLASKFQVTAEQLRTKYETDYYTETTAFPSFRLKLIRSDKVLEDLTKQNCQNIIEAESQHSDLVPAKYEGGLKVWECTYDLGRYIVQEGLELKDKLVMDLGCGVGLVGLIALLKGSTVHFQDYNAEVLRSVTVPNVLMNLDSASVSTRCEFYSGDWASLATLFDDNESGKYDYVFTSETIYNPNNHQKLYEVLKARLKMDGVVFVAGKTYYFGVGGGMRQFESLVLRDGCFDVKSVWRSQDGVNREILRLTSKTH, from the exons ATGTTCAAGTTCGGTTTTGCAAAGGATTCAGCCGACGTTGACAGAG ATGGTGAAAAGAAGGAGACATTAGACTGGAATCTCGCCTCGAAGTTTCAAGTAACAGCTGAGCAACTCAGGACGAAGTATGAGACTGATTATTACACAGAAACGACAGCGTTTCCCAGttttagattaaaattaattcgctcCGATAAAGTGCTGGAAGACTTGACCAAGCAGAATTGTCAGAATATTATTGAGGCCGAGTCGCAGCACTCCGATCTTGTTCCAGCAAAATACGAAG GTGGCTTAAAAGTCTGGGAATGCACGTACGATTTGGGTCGGTACATAGTGCAGGAGGGACTCGAGCTAAAAGATAAACTGGTAATGGATCTGGGTTGCGGTGTTGGATTAGTTGGCCTCATCGCCCTTCTCAAAGGTTCCACTGTCCACTTCCAAGATTAC AATGCAGAAGTGCTGCGGTCCGTGACTGTCCCAAACGTGCTGATGAATCTTGATAGCGCGAGCGTGTCGACAAGATGCGAGTTTTACAGTGGCGACTGGGCTTCGCTGGCGACGTTGTTCGACGATAACGAAAGCGGGAAGTACGACTACGTCTTTACGAGTGAGACCATCTACAATCCGAACAATCATCAGAAGCTGTACGAGGTTCTCAAGGCGAGGTTGAAGATGGATGGCGTCGT ATTCGTCGCCGGAAAAACCTATTATTTCGGTGTGGGTGGCGGAATGAGACAGTTCGAGAGTCTCGTGTTAAGGGACGGGTGCTTCGACGTCAAGTCGGTTTGGAGAAGTCAAGATG GAGTGAACAGAGAAATTCTGAGGCTCACGAGTAAAACGCATTAA
- the LOC105283700 gene encoding histidine protein methyltransferase 1 homolog isoform X1: protein MFKFGFAKDSADVDREDGEKKETLDWNLASKFQVTAEQLRTKYETDYYTETTAFPSFRLKLIRSDKVLEDLTKQNCQNIIEAESQHSDLVPAKYEGGLKVWECTYDLGRYIVQEGLELKDKLVMDLGCGVGLVGLIALLKGSTVHFQDYNAEVLRSVTVPNVLMNLDSASVSTRCEFYSGDWASLATLFDDNESGKYDYVFTSETIYNPNNHQKLYEVLKARLKMDGVVFVAGKTYYFGVGGGMRQFESLVLRDGCFDVKSVWRSQDGVNREILRLTSKTH, encoded by the exons ATGTTCAAGTTCGGTTTTGCAAAGGATTCAGCCGACGTTGACAGAG aagATGGTGAAAAGAAGGAGACATTAGACTGGAATCTCGCCTCGAAGTTTCAAGTAACAGCTGAGCAACTCAGGACGAAGTATGAGACTGATTATTACACAGAAACGACAGCGTTTCCCAGttttagattaaaattaattcgctcCGATAAAGTGCTGGAAGACTTGACCAAGCAGAATTGTCAGAATATTATTGAGGCCGAGTCGCAGCACTCCGATCTTGTTCCAGCAAAATACGAAG GTGGCTTAAAAGTCTGGGAATGCACGTACGATTTGGGTCGGTACATAGTGCAGGAGGGACTCGAGCTAAAAGATAAACTGGTAATGGATCTGGGTTGCGGTGTTGGATTAGTTGGCCTCATCGCCCTTCTCAAAGGTTCCACTGTCCACTTCCAAGATTAC AATGCAGAAGTGCTGCGGTCCGTGACTGTCCCAAACGTGCTGATGAATCTTGATAGCGCGAGCGTGTCGACAAGATGCGAGTTTTACAGTGGCGACTGGGCTTCGCTGGCGACGTTGTTCGACGATAACGAAAGCGGGAAGTACGACTACGTCTTTACGAGTGAGACCATCTACAATCCGAACAATCATCAGAAGCTGTACGAGGTTCTCAAGGCGAGGTTGAAGATGGATGGCGTCGT ATTCGTCGCCGGAAAAACCTATTATTTCGGTGTGGGTGGCGGAATGAGACAGTTCGAGAGTCTCGTGTTAAGGGACGGGTGCTTCGACGTCAAGTCGGTTTGGAGAAGTCAAGATG GAGTGAACAGAGAAATTCTGAGGCTCACGAGTAAAACGCATTAA
- the LOC105283700 gene encoding histidine protein methyltransferase 1 homolog isoform X3: MFKFGFAKDSADVDREDGEKKETLDWNLASKFQVTAEQLRTKYETDYYTETTAFPSFRLKLIRSDKVLEDLTKQNCQNIIEAESQHSDLVPAKYEGGLKVWECTYDLGRYIVQEGLELKDKLVMDLGCGVGLVGLIALLKGSTVHFQDYNAEVLRSVTVPNVLMNLDSASVSTRCEFYSGDWASLATLFDDNESGKYDYVFTSETIYNPNNHQKLYEVLKARLKMDGVV; the protein is encoded by the exons ATGTTCAAGTTCGGTTTTGCAAAGGATTCAGCCGACGTTGACAGAG aagATGGTGAAAAGAAGGAGACATTAGACTGGAATCTCGCCTCGAAGTTTCAAGTAACAGCTGAGCAACTCAGGACGAAGTATGAGACTGATTATTACACAGAAACGACAGCGTTTCCCAGttttagattaaaattaattcgctcCGATAAAGTGCTGGAAGACTTGACCAAGCAGAATTGTCAGAATATTATTGAGGCCGAGTCGCAGCACTCCGATCTTGTTCCAGCAAAATACGAAG GTGGCTTAAAAGTCTGGGAATGCACGTACGATTTGGGTCGGTACATAGTGCAGGAGGGACTCGAGCTAAAAGATAAACTGGTAATGGATCTGGGTTGCGGTGTTGGATTAGTTGGCCTCATCGCCCTTCTCAAAGGTTCCACTGTCCACTTCCAAGATTAC AATGCAGAAGTGCTGCGGTCCGTGACTGTCCCAAACGTGCTGATGAATCTTGATAGCGCGAGCGTGTCGACAAGATGCGAGTTTTACAGTGGCGACTGGGCTTCGCTGGCGACGTTGTTCGACGATAACGAAAGCGGGAAGTACGACTACGTCTTTACGAGTGAGACCATCTACAATCCGAACAATCATCAGAAGCTGTACGAGGTTCTCAAGGCGAGGTTGAAGATGGATGGCGTCGTGTGA
- the LOC105283690 gene encoding peptidoglycan-recognition protein SC2 — protein sequence MTSSFCFHRVVAFCTLVLYLSFLEHAVLAAPVDSTNFVNATEYPRIVSREEWGARERKDVQILPVTPTPYVVVHHGGTRTYCRDQESCSAIVRSYQNYHMDDRGWWDIGYNFLIGEDGNAYEGRGWNYVGAHAPGYNTQSIGICVIGDFSDFLPNSAALNTLNALIDCGVSLGKISDKYNVIGHRQARNTECPGKSFYEYVTNLPRWTSKPIPIHSNTNGISSSTV from the exons ATGACGTCGTCCTTCTGCTTCCATCGTGTTGTCGCGTTCTGCACCTTGGTACTTTACCTTAGCTTCCTCGAGCACGCGGTGCTCGCTGCTCCCGTCGATAGCACGAATTTCGTCAACGCAACCG AGTACCCGAGAATCGTCAGCCGGGAGGAATGGGGGGCCAGGGAACGTAAGGACGTCCAGATACTGCCAGTGACGCCGACGCCGTATGTCGTGGTCCACCACGGCGGTACACGCACCTACTGCCGGGACCAAGAGTCGTGCTCGGCGATCGTGAGGTCCTACCAAAACTATCACATGGATGATCGTGGGTGGTGGGATATCGGCTACAACTTCCTTATCGGCGAGGACGGCAACGCGTACGAGGGCCGCGGTTGGAATTACGTTGGCGCGCACGCACCCGGATACAACACCCAGAGCATCGGCATTTGCGTGATAGGAGACTTCAGTG ATTTTTTGCCGAACTCGGCCGCCCTGAACACGCTGAACGCGCTGATAGACTGCGGAGTGTCACTTGGCAAGATTAGCGACAAGTACAACGTGATCGGCCACCGGCAGGCGCGCAACACGGAATGCCCTGGCAAGAGCTTTTACGAGTATGTAACCAATCTTCCTCGCTGGACCTCGAAGCCGATACCGATTCATTCGAACACTAACGGCATCTCGAGCTCGACGGTGTAA